In the genome of Perca fluviatilis chromosome 4, GENO_Pfluv_1.0, whole genome shotgun sequence, one region contains:
- the si:dkey-222f2.1 gene encoding keratin, type II cytoskeletal 8 isoform X3: protein MSPSGNNFFRPLIGQHGFTVRFLEQQNKMLETKLELLQGQGVGRSNVEPLFEAYMAGLRRQMDLVNNDKTKLDGELRNMQGLVEDYKHKYEDEINKRNNLENDFVILKKDVDSAYLVKADLEDKVGALTDEINFLRNVYEEELRELQASIKDTSVVVQMDNSRSLNMEQIVAEVKAQYEEIAARSREEAEAWYKTKFDQMSVQASQYGDELRVVKGEVAEVNRLISRLQSEIEAVKAQRGNLENQLGEAEERGELAVKEAKARTRDLEDALQRAKQDMARQLREYQDLMNLKLALDIEIATYRKLLEGEEDRIGHQSILNIQTISNYSTKSTNGYHSNSCSPAPKLLIKTTETRDHSHRYSSH from the exons ATGTCGCCTTCTGGTAATAATTTTTTCAGGCCTCTTATTGGCCAACATGGCTTTACG GTACGCTTCCTGGAGCAGCAGAACAAGATGCTTGAGACCaagctggagctgctgcagggCCAGGGGGTGGGCCGGTCCAACGTGGAGCCCCTGTTTGAGGCCTACATGGCGGGGCTGAGGCGCCAGATGGACCTGGTCAACAACGACAAGACCAAATTGGACGGGGAGCTGAGGAACATGCAGGGCCTGGTGGAGGACTACAAACACAA ATATGAGGACGAGATTAACAAGAGAAACAACCTGGAGAACGACTTTGTAATCCTAAAGAAG gatgTCGACTCGGCCTACCTGGTGAAGGCCGATCTGGAGGATAAGGTGGGAGCTCTGACGGATGAAATCAACTTCCTGCGCAACGTCTATGAGGAG GAGCTGCGTGAGCTGCAGGCCAGCATTAAAGACACATCGGTGGTGGTGCAGATGGACAACAGTCGCAGCCTGAACATGGAGCAGATTGTAGCTGAGGTCAAAGCCCAGTACGAGGAGATCGCAGCCCGCAGCCGAGAGGAGGCCGAGGCCTGGTACAAGACCAAA TTCGACCAGATGTCGGTGCAGGCGAGTCAGTACGGAGACGAGCTCCGCGTGGTGAAGGGAGAGGTGGCCGAGGTCAACCGCTTGATCAGCCGGCTGCAGAGCGAGATCGAGGCTGTCAAGGCTCAG CGTGGCAATCTGGAGAACCAGCTGGGTGAGGCCGAGGAGCGCGGAGAGCTGGCTGTGAAAGAAGCCAAGGCCCGGACCAGAGACCTGGAGGACGCTCTGCAGAGGGCCAAACAAGACATGGCCAGACAGCTCCGAGAGTACCAG GACCTGATGAACCTTAAACTGGCTCTGGACATTGAGATCGCCACCTACAGGAAGCTgctggagggagaggaggacag AATTGGACATCAGTCCATCCTCAACATCCAGACCATCTCCAACTACA gcaCTAAAAGTACTAATGGCTACCACAGCAACAGCTGCTCTCCTGCTCCAAAACTGCTGATAAAGACAACTGAGACCAGAGATCACTCTCACAGATACAGCAGTCACTGA
- the si:dkey-222f2.1 gene encoding keratin, type II cytoskeletal 8 isoform X4, with product MLETKLELLQGQGVGRSNVEPLFEAYMAGLRRQMDLVNNDKTKLDGELRNMQGLVEDYKHKYEDEINKRNNLENDFVILKKDVDSAYLVKADLEDKVGALTDEINFLRNVYEEELRELQASIKDTSVVVQMDNSRSLNMEQIVAEVKAQYEEIAARSREEAEAWYKTKFDQMSVQASQYGDELRVVKGEVAEVNRLISRLQSEIEAVKAQRGNLENQLGEAEERGELAVKEAKARTRDLEDALQRAKQDMARQLREYQDLMNLKLALDIEIATYRKLLEGEEDRIGHQSILNIQTISNYSTKSTNGYHSNSCSPAPKLLIKTTETRDHSHRYSSH from the exons ATGCTTGAGACCaagctggagctgctgcagggCCAGGGGGTGGGCCGGTCCAACGTGGAGCCCCTGTTTGAGGCCTACATGGCGGGGCTGAGGCGCCAGATGGACCTGGTCAACAACGACAAGACCAAATTGGACGGGGAGCTGAGGAACATGCAGGGCCTGGTGGAGGACTACAAACACAA ATATGAGGACGAGATTAACAAGAGAAACAACCTGGAGAACGACTTTGTAATCCTAAAGAAG gatgTCGACTCGGCCTACCTGGTGAAGGCCGATCTGGAGGATAAGGTGGGAGCTCTGACGGATGAAATCAACTTCCTGCGCAACGTCTATGAGGAG GAGCTGCGTGAGCTGCAGGCCAGCATTAAAGACACATCGGTGGTGGTGCAGATGGACAACAGTCGCAGCCTGAACATGGAGCAGATTGTAGCTGAGGTCAAAGCCCAGTACGAGGAGATCGCAGCCCGCAGCCGAGAGGAGGCCGAGGCCTGGTACAAGACCAAA TTCGACCAGATGTCGGTGCAGGCGAGTCAGTACGGAGACGAGCTCCGCGTGGTGAAGGGAGAGGTGGCCGAGGTCAACCGCTTGATCAGCCGGCTGCAGAGCGAGATCGAGGCTGTCAAGGCTCAG CGTGGCAATCTGGAGAACCAGCTGGGTGAGGCCGAGGAGCGCGGAGAGCTGGCTGTGAAAGAAGCCAAGGCCCGGACCAGAGACCTGGAGGACGCTCTGCAGAGGGCCAAACAAGACATGGCCAGACAGCTCCGAGAGTACCAG GACCTGATGAACCTTAAACTGGCTCTGGACATTGAGATCGCCACCTACAGGAAGCTgctggagggagaggaggacag AATTGGACATCAGTCCATCCTCAACATCCAGACCATCTCCAACTACA gcaCTAAAAGTACTAATGGCTACCACAGCAACAGCTGCTCTCCTGCTCCAAAACTGCTGATAAAGACAACTGAGACCAGAGATCACTCTCACAGATACAGCAGTCACTGA
- the si:dkey-222f2.1 gene encoding keratin, type II cytoskeletal 8 isoform X2: protein MFTHNVLLIFHYIEEPRCRSVPLLPCRLLVRFLEQQNKMLETKLELLQGQGVGRSNVEPLFEAYMAGLRRQMDLVNNDKTKLDGELRNMQGLVEDYKHKYEDEINKRNNLENDFVILKKDVDSAYLVKADLEDKVGALTDEINFLRNVYEEELRELQASIKDTSVVVQMDNSRSLNMEQIVAEVKAQYEEIAARSREEAEAWYKTKFDQMSVQASQYGDELRVVKGEVAEVNRLISRLQSEIEAVKAQRGNLENQLGEAEERGELAVKEAKARTRDLEDALQRAKQDMARQLREYQDLMNLKLALDIEIATYRKLLEGEEDRIGHQSILNIQTISNYSTKSTNGYHSNSCSPAPKLLIKTTETRDHSHRYSSH, encoded by the exons ATGTTTACACATAATGTACTGTTAATTTTCCACTATATTGAGGAACCGAGGTGTCGGAGTGTTCCATTGCTGCCATGTCGCCTTCTG GTACGCTTCCTGGAGCAGCAGAACAAGATGCTTGAGACCaagctggagctgctgcagggCCAGGGGGTGGGCCGGTCCAACGTGGAGCCCCTGTTTGAGGCCTACATGGCGGGGCTGAGGCGCCAGATGGACCTGGTCAACAACGACAAGACCAAATTGGACGGGGAGCTGAGGAACATGCAGGGCCTGGTGGAGGACTACAAACACAA ATATGAGGACGAGATTAACAAGAGAAACAACCTGGAGAACGACTTTGTAATCCTAAAGAAG gatgTCGACTCGGCCTACCTGGTGAAGGCCGATCTGGAGGATAAGGTGGGAGCTCTGACGGATGAAATCAACTTCCTGCGCAACGTCTATGAGGAG GAGCTGCGTGAGCTGCAGGCCAGCATTAAAGACACATCGGTGGTGGTGCAGATGGACAACAGTCGCAGCCTGAACATGGAGCAGATTGTAGCTGAGGTCAAAGCCCAGTACGAGGAGATCGCAGCCCGCAGCCGAGAGGAGGCCGAGGCCTGGTACAAGACCAAA TTCGACCAGATGTCGGTGCAGGCGAGTCAGTACGGAGACGAGCTCCGCGTGGTGAAGGGAGAGGTGGCCGAGGTCAACCGCTTGATCAGCCGGCTGCAGAGCGAGATCGAGGCTGTCAAGGCTCAG CGTGGCAATCTGGAGAACCAGCTGGGTGAGGCCGAGGAGCGCGGAGAGCTGGCTGTGAAAGAAGCCAAGGCCCGGACCAGAGACCTGGAGGACGCTCTGCAGAGGGCCAAACAAGACATGGCCAGACAGCTCCGAGAGTACCAG GACCTGATGAACCTTAAACTGGCTCTGGACATTGAGATCGCCACCTACAGGAAGCTgctggagggagaggaggacag AATTGGACATCAGTCCATCCTCAACATCCAGACCATCTCCAACTACA gcaCTAAAAGTACTAATGGCTACCACAGCAACAGCTGCTCTCCTGCTCCAAAACTGCTGATAAAGACAACTGAGACCAGAGATCACTCTCACAGATACAGCAGTCACTGA